One segment of Eschrichtius robustus isolate mEscRob2 chromosome 3, mEscRob2.pri, whole genome shotgun sequence DNA contains the following:
- the PTAFR gene encoding platelet-activating factor receptor gives MTSCPFQPTVMEANDSSRVDSEFRYTLFPIFYSIIFVLGVLANSYVLWVFARLYPSKKFNEIKIFMVNLTMADLLFLVTLPLWIIYYYNEGNWILPEFLCNLAGCFFFINTYCSVAFLAVITYNRFQAVTQPIKTVQVTTRKRGILLSLIIWVAIVAAASYFFILDSTNTVPNKTGSGNITRCFEHYKKGSIPVLIIHVFLVFSFFLVFLIILVCNLVIIVTLLTQPVQMQRSAEVKCRALWMVCTVLAVFIICFVPHHIVQLPWTLAELGFQNSNFHQAINDAHQVTLCLLSTNCVLDPIIYCFLTKKFRKHLTEKFYSMRSSRKCSRTTMETGTEVVMPLKQVPVNSLKD, from the coding sequence ATGACCAGCTGCCCATTCCAGCCCACAGTGATGGAGGCAAATGATTCCTCTCGTGTGGATTCTGAGTTCCGATACACCCTCTTCCCAATTTTTTACAGCATCATCTTTGTGTTGGGGGTCCTCGCCAACAGCTATGTGCTGTGGGTCTTTGCCCGCCTGTACCCTTCCAAGAAATTCAATGAGATAAAGATCTTCATGGTGAACCTCACCATGGCTGACCTGCTCTTCCTGGTCACCCTGCCCCTGTGGATCATCTACTACTACAACGAGGGCAACTGGATTCTTCCTGAATTCCTGTGCAACCTGGCTGGCTGCTTCTTCTTCATTAACACCTACTGCTCAGTGGCCTTTTTGGCCGTCATCACTTATAACCGCTTCCAGGCTGTAACACAGCCCATCAAGACCGTTCAGGTCACCACCCGCAAGCGTGGCATCCTTTTGTCCCTGATCATCTGGGTGGCCATTGTGGCCGCTGCATCCTACTTCTTCATCCTGGACTCCACCAACACAGTGCCCAACAAGACTGGCTCGGGCAACATCACACGCTGCTTTGAGCACTACAAGAAGGGCAGCATCCCGGTCCTCATCATACACGTCTTCCTCGTGTTCAGCTTCTTCCTCGTCTTCCTCATCATCCTCGTTTGCAACCTGGTCATCATCGTCACGCTGCTCACACAGCCGGTGCAGATGCAGCGCAGTGCGGAGGTCAAGTGCCGGGCACTCTGGATGGTCTGCACGGTCCTGGCTGTGTTCATCATCTGCTTTGTGCCCCACCACATTGTACAGCTGCCCTGGACCCTGGCTGAGCTGGGCTTCCAGAACAGCAACTTCCACCAGGCTATTAATGATGCACATCAGGTCACTCTCTGCCTCCTTAGTACCAACTGTGTCTTAGACCCCATCATCTACTGCTTCCTCACCAAGAAGTTCCGTAAGCACCTCACGGAGAAGTTCTACAGTATGCGCAGCAGCCGGAAATGCTCCCGGACCACCATGGAGACAGGCACCGAAGTGGTCATGCCGCTCAAACAGGTCCCTGTCAATTCCCTCAAAGATTAG